A part of Sinorhizobium chiapasense genomic DNA contains:
- the hisG gene encoding ATP phosphoribosyltransferase codes for MTVTIALPSKGRMKDDASAIFERAGMKIVAVGNDRSYRGRVEGWDDVEIAFLSASEISREIGSGAVDFGVTGEDLVREGLADADARVEFCARLGFGHADVVVAVPEVWYDVDTMADLGDVAADFRARHGRRLAIATKYWRLTQQFFSGSHGIQLYRIVESLGATEGAPASGSADIIVDITSTGSTLKANHLKILSDGVILRSEACLVRARKAVHQGNPVVDRIMAAVRATL; via the coding sequence ATGACGGTTACGATTGCACTGCCTTCGAAGGGGCGGATGAAGGACGACGCTTCGGCGATCTTCGAACGCGCCGGAATGAAGATCGTCGCCGTCGGCAACGACCGCTCCTATCGCGGCCGTGTCGAGGGTTGGGACGACGTTGAGATCGCCTTTCTCTCGGCCTCGGAAATCTCCCGCGAGATCGGCAGCGGCGCTGTTGATTTCGGCGTCACCGGCGAAGACCTCGTTCGCGAGGGCCTCGCCGATGCCGATGCGCGCGTGGAGTTCTGCGCGCGGCTCGGCTTCGGGCATGCCGACGTCGTCGTGGCCGTGCCGGAAGTCTGGTATGACGTCGACACCATGGCGGACCTTGGTGATGTCGCTGCCGATTTCCGTGCCCGTCATGGGCGCAGGCTGGCGATCGCCACAAAATACTGGCGCTTGACCCAGCAGTTTTTCTCCGGAAGTCACGGCATCCAGCTCTACCGCATTGTCGAAAGCCTGGGCGCGACCGAAGGCGCGCCGGCTTCCGGTTCCGCCGACATCATCGTCGACATCACCTCGACCGGCTCGACGCTGAAGGCGAACCATCTCAAGATCCTCTCGGACGGTGTGATCCTGCGGTCGGAAGCCTGCCTCGTCAGGGCGCGGAAGGCTGTCCATCAGGGCAATCCTGTCGTCGACCGGATCATGGCAGCCGTCCGCGCGACGCTCTGA
- a CDS encoding ATP phosphoribosyltransferase regulatory subunit: protein MPLINLPAFSGDLLADFERMGTLRVDTPVIQPAEPFLDMAGEDLRRRIFLTQSETGESLCLRPEFTIPVCLRHIETATGTPQRYAYLGEVFRQRREGSSEFYQAGIEDLGEPDTAQADARAVGDAMQVLANRLPGRRLKVTLGDQSVFEAVIAACGLPAGWQKRLIHAFGEPKQLQKLLAELADPKSAGVFGHEVERLAIMGMLEDESRFVAHIGQTMEATGYSTNASRSPRDIARRLKEKMELANTRLDKATLAVMREFLTLDLSLADAPAALFRFAAKSGLKIEAALSLFDARVAALSRAGADIDLIRYRAAFGRPLDYYTGLVFEIEVEGTAAVLAGGGRFDRLLTLLGAREHIPAVGFSLWLDRIEQAVAAGGAK from the coding sequence ATGCCTCTGATCAACCTGCCCGCCTTTTCTGGCGACCTGCTTGCCGACTTCGAGCGGATGGGGACGTTGCGCGTCGACACGCCGGTGATCCAGCCGGCCGAGCCCTTTCTCGACATGGCCGGCGAAGACCTGCGGCGGCGCATCTTCCTGACGCAGAGCGAGACGGGCGAGAGCCTTTGCCTTCGTCCTGAATTCACGATTCCGGTCTGCCTTCGCCATATCGAGACGGCGACCGGCACGCCGCAACGCTATGCTTACCTCGGCGAAGTGTTCCGCCAGCGGCGCGAGGGGTCGAGCGAGTTCTATCAGGCCGGCATCGAGGATCTCGGCGAGCCGGACACCGCGCAGGCGGACGCCAGAGCCGTCGGCGACGCGATGCAGGTTCTTGCGAACAGATTGCCGGGACGGCGGCTCAAGGTGACGCTGGGCGACCAATCGGTGTTCGAAGCGGTGATTGCCGCCTGCGGGCTGCCCGCCGGCTGGCAGAAGCGGCTGATTCATGCTTTCGGCGAGCCGAAGCAGTTGCAGAAACTTCTGGCGGAACTCGCCGATCCGAAATCCGCGGGCGTCTTCGGCCATGAGGTCGAGCGGCTTGCCATCATGGGCATGCTGGAGGACGAGAGTCGGTTCGTCGCCCACATCGGCCAGACGATGGAGGCAACCGGCTATTCCACCAATGCCAGCCGGTCGCCCCGCGACATCGCTCGCCGTCTCAAGGAAAAAATGGAACTGGCGAACACGCGGCTGGACAAGGCCACGCTCGCCGTCATGCGCGAATTCCTGACGCTGGACCTGTCGCTTGCCGACGCACCGGCGGCGCTCTTCCGCTTCGCCGCGAAGTCCGGGTTGAAAATCGAAGCCGCATTGTCGCTTTTCGACGCGCGCGTCGCGGCTCTTTCTCGGGCGGGCGCTGACATCGATCTCATCCGCTATCGCGCGGCCTTCGGCCGTCCACTCGACTATTATACCGGCCTGGTCTTCGAGATAGAGGTCGAAGGGACGGCCGCTGTTCTCGCCGGTGGTGGACGCTTCGACCGCCTGCTGACGCTTCTCGGCGCCCGCGAACATATTCCGGCGGTCGGCTTCTCCCTCTGGCTTGACCGGATCGAGCAGGCGGTTGCCGCAGGGGGCGCGAAATGA